In Oryza sativa Japonica Group chromosome 1, ASM3414082v1, the genomic stretch TGCTCTTGTCTAGCATCGGTCTACTGTGCCTGTGTATGTAGTACCATGAGTAGGGCATGCACGCTTCCTCTGAATGGTGCTTCTATAGTCCTATACTTGCGTCTATCTTTATACTGTATCCTATAGTCTGAAAAAAAGAACCAAATATCCAGGCACAGCAACAAAAGGGGAATAAATTTAAAACAAATCTACCATGGTTTTTCGATCTATTTTCtgtcttatttttatttttggaggGAAAGCTATGTATCTTGATCCGTCAACTAAAATAAACCAATGATTTCTCAGCTAACCATTCTTATAGGCTAGTATTTGCTTATTTATCTCTAATTTAGAGATGAATTAAGATCTGAAGGCAAAACTACAGGACCAAGAACACCAAAGAACTTAGCTACCTGTTTGGATCAATGTCTTTCTTTGCACTTGTGGGTTCAATACTTATATGAAATTGCTGCCAAGTGCTATGTTTCTCACGAGTGTTTGCCTATCATCTGTCAACATTTGCCTATGAAGAACATTTACACAAGATTTCTTTTTGACCATTTGAAAGGGAAaattgatgatgacgatgataaTGAACTGACTAACAAACGAAGATAGTACAACTTGATAAATAGCCAGAATGATTATATTCTTTACCTTGTCGCACAGCCCGTACCGCTCCTCTTGTCGCCCCCTAATCTGCACGCAGATAATCGAAAAACACATGTATATTACTAGTGATGTTTGGTCTCGGTTCACAACGCAATCTGTAAATCTGTACAAGTGTCCTGACGGCACAGGTATGAATCGTATCAGAAGTGGGCCGTGTTTACGAAAGACGTACAATGTTCTGGAGGTAGCAGATCTCGCCTCCGATCTTGCGGTCCTTCTCGGAGCGCACCTTGCGCATGGCGGCCTCCAGATTGTGCTCCAGCGCCTCCAGCGACGGCACCGTGtactcctcgccgtcgtccaccGTCATGAACCTGCCAAAAACACAAAAGCACACACGATATCATGACGAGTGACATCGATCAGCTCGCATCGAGTTGCTTACCTCAGCTGTTTCTCCAGGAGGTCGCACATGCTGcccaccttctccagctcgGCGCGCCTCTCCTACATGCATGCGCGGTGccaaggaagagaaaaaaaaaacggcgCACGTTTATTTACTGGTGAGAAAACGCTCAAACAACTGATTACTACGCGCGTTGCGTTGTACTACGTGCTACGTACCTGCCTGATATCTGCCCAAACCTTGGTGTGCGTGGTGGCCTCGTACCTCTCGACAAACTCCCTCACGCTGCGCCAAGAAAGAAGCAGCAACGAAACGTGGATTAACCAACAATGTCAGGAGACAGCGCGCGCGCATATACATACGTGACGGATCGACAAGCGGATGTGTGGCAGGGCAGCTTACGAGGGGACGGTGGGGGAGAGGAAGTGGTAGAGCTTGCCGGAggcggagaagaggaggaggaggaggtcggcgtcGCAGAGGACGGCGAGCTCCCTGGCCTTCTTGAACAGGCCGTCCCTGCGCTTGTAGAAGGTGGACTGCCGCTGCGTGGGGTTCTCTATCCTCTTTATCTCGCTGCGCCCCCTCCCCATTCTGGCCGATcgaatcctccctctcctccccgcgaCTCCGGCCGCCTTCCCGAACTCGCAACCGCGGCGCGGAGCAGGCGCTGCCCGTTACCGAGGCGTTGCGAGAATAAGGAAAGGTTCGCCGCTGTAGTGTATGTATGGGAGAGATTTTGCCCAGGGGATGCACGGTTATTTTTACTGTTTTAAAGAGGCAgatggaggaagaggagaggagggggtgcGGGAAATGAACAAGATGGTCTAGTCCTGTTACATGTCAGGCGCCGCGTGCGTGGCTTTTGCTTCGCTGCAGGGGTGGTAGGGAGCATGGCTGAGAGCCTGAGACGGTAATATGTACGTGACATTTGCCAAAGCGACGGAGACGCGTCGAGGGCACAGGCACAGTGGGTTGCAGGGGGGGAGTCTGTTGCTCCCGCTTACGTTGTACTACTACTGTACTCCTGCGGGGCAGCACGTCGCGACTATAGCTCGAGAGTACTTCTACTGCATTTTGTTGGTTTCGAAACTATCTATCGGCTCAAAGCCCCTCAAGCGCGCTGAAGAGCCATCCCAGTATGGCCTTGTTTAGGCACCGTTTagttttcaaaaacttttcacaaaaacatcacatcgaatttttggatacatgtatgaagcattaaaaatagataaaaaaaaactaaatgcacggtttgcatgtaaatcgtgagacgaatcttttgagcataattagtccatgattagccataagtgctacagtaacccatatgtgctaatgacagcttaattaggctcaaaagattcgtctcgcggtttccaggcgagttatgaaattactttttttattcgtgtccgaaaacccctttcaacatccgatcaaacgtctgatgtgacaTCCAAAAGTTTTAATTGAGGaaaattttaagtttgtttgtcACATCAAacatacggacacacatttaaaatattaaatttagtctaataataaaataaattacggATTTCGCCAGATTACGGATTTCGCCagaaaactgcgagatgaatttattaagcctaattaatccatcattaacaaatatttactgtagtaccacattttcaaatcatggcgcaagtAAGCGTAAAAAATTCATCTTGCAATtttacacgcaatctatgtaattggtttttttttctaaatttaatactatatgcatgtgtccaaacattcgatgtgacaacgtgaaaatttttattttggtaacTAAACAGAGCTATGCCACTGTACGTGTAGACCGTTACATTTTCACATAGAACATAAATACGTTTTTCAGTTCCTAAGCACACTCAGTATTAAGTATAGTCGTATACTATTTGCTATACTCCGTTTCGGTAGGTCTGAGGGGGTGAATAATTGAGCACACCTGGGTGCAAAATTGATAAGAGCATCCTCAACAGCTCATCTAAATTCCATCTTCTATACTCTTATTTAGATAGTCATCCAAAAAGATTCCTACTCTATATTACTTTTCACTCCAACAGATCATCCATATTACATACTATATTTTACTAATTTTTACAACTACCACATATGTATCACCACTCTAACAAAATTTCCCACCTTTATCTCTTCACTCCCCacctttctctcttctccaccGCTGATCTCCCCgcctttctctcttctctaccgCCGGCGCCGAGAGGACGGGGAGGACGAGGGCCGACCGGAGGGGCGGCCGGCgggtccatctccctcctcctcccgccgatggcccgtcgccaccaccacccagtcTCTGTGAAggggcggcgcgagcggcggaggggtggcggccggcggggcagAGGGGCGGCAGGGTCAGAGGAGTGGTGCGGGCAGCGGAGGGGCAACAGAGGAGCGGTGGGGCAGAGGGGCAGTGGGGTCAGAAGAGCGGCAGCGCCGGCGGAGACCCTgagcgacggggacggcggcgacctcACTACCAGATCTGCTGCCTCTCCACCTCTACTCTGGTGATCTCCACCTCCAAATCCGGTATGCACCTCCTCTCTCCTACGGTATGCAGTCCATATGGTGGCGCGAGGTCGGCAGTTGAGGATGGCGTGAGGGGAGAGAACCTCCATATTTAGCTTGGGAAGGACGCGGTTTGGAGGTCCTCTAAAAATGGCGTGTGTGATGGAAGGTCTGCTGGAGCGTTGTTTTTCACCTCCATGCGCCAAAAAGGGGATGGAGGACCGGATAGAGGAGCTGCTGGGGATGCTCTAAAGGACAGATATCCGCGCGCACTGCCCCCACGCGGCTCAGCCGCATGACACGCGTGGAAAGGGGACGGCGGAAGGGCGCGGGGAAAGAGGGCACGTGGcggtttttcctcttttttctccttttttttagtatttttcgTTTTTACACATTAAAAGGTATAGACACACAcgtataaaaaaacatatttttgtcTACTGTTAGTATTATAATACCAATATTATTAAGTgtaaattagtaatttactaATACAATGATTAGAAGTTAATTtgttatttatgtttttttctaaCTAAATCGATCTACGATCATCCATTACATTGGGATCTCTCAATATTCAtcgaaaaagcaaaaaaaaaagagaaaagaagattTAGTTACTGTTAAATGATGATTATACTCTCTGCACCTATTTTGACAGTAATATCCCTCCACATTTCTATTACCGTTAATTAGTGTGATAATATAAACTAGCTGGGtgacccgcgcaattgcgcggctagtagccaaacaaaatcatataattttcagtatgattttacttaagatttattaaatagctatcctcgtatttctaattatataatttttaaaagtcacaccagctgctaccccttacttctctcatatccttctttatttatttgctCGGTctatcactatttctattcattctcctttaaacctctaaaaattggatcttatatatagttttttgagtttattatctcgttgagtttcgtttttataatttctagaagtcccgtcaaacgctgccattatactcctttACATCCTGTCTactctcttttctctttattgtcattgggattttataaattgaacataattattgttcGGGTACCATCAGCGGCTTTACCATTGTAATCCTTTATGGCTCGTCCgttgcctcccttctttattatcattgagattttaaagtcgatcatgattatcattgtcttttttactttttagaagttccgaacctttaaaaattggaccttgtagtttttagagtttattgtattgttgggtttcatttttttataatttttagaagacCCATCAAACAATGCCACTATACACCTCTACGGCCCATCCACCACCTATTtttcattgggattctaaaaatcgaacataactatcgttgtaatttattttgtattttatacaagtcccgtcaaccgtcggTGCCTCTGCAACTGTACTCCTATACACCCCACACGCTGCTTCTTCTTTTTATtctcattgagattttaaaaatcaaatatgattatcaatgggttttttttttactttctaggagtcccggcaaccgtcttgctatttggtgttttaatcatcattaggattctatttggtgttttactaacagtttttatatgtcgtatcaattGCTACCACTCTAATCTTTTAtaggcctgttacttaatttatctcgtcacgtgttttagatggtctttttttaatagtctttattttttatcatcattttttttatttataaattatattcctaattgaaatcttttttcctttttctaatttcagaatttatttttttttcaaattttaattaataccgtatagtgttcttttaatattttgtttttttttattttttgaattttagttgtttcaaaattatattcctactttaacttttcttttctttttgctaatttcggtttttttatttttattccgaacattaactaatcttgtattgggttcttatatggactcttctctcaatattccttatttttaattccgaatttcagctatttgtaaattgtattcctacttgaactcttcttttattttctaatttcagattttattttatttttattttgaatttgtattaatctcgtattgggttcttatatggaaacttctttcaatatagcttatttttaattccgaattttagctatttttagattgtatttctacttggactcaccttttctttttttttctttttctccgattaatgtgggaatttctagcccccacagcgaacgtggtgcctcctttcaaagctgttttaatactataactagctgggtggcccgcgcaattgcgcggctagcacccaaacaaaatcatatcttTTAGTacgattttacttaaaatttatcattgttttttttttactttttagaagttctaaacctttaaaaattggacttatagtttcatttttttataatttttagaagtgcCATCAAatgatgccactatgcccctctacaaCCCATCTGtcacctactctttattgtcattgtgattctaaaaatcgaacataactatcgttggaattcattttttattttcaagaagtcccgtcaaccgcCGGCGGCTCtacaactatactcttatacaccccgcccgctgcttctcctttttattgtcattgagattttaaaaatcgaatatgattatcaatgggtttttttttttactttgtagAAGTCCCAGTAACTGTCTTACTTGTTTGCTTCACGGTCTGCCTGAAGTCCccccttttaatcgtcattaggattctatttggtgttttattaacaacttttatatgttgtatcaaccgccaccactctacttctttataggcatgttacttaatttatctcgttatgcattttagatggtcttttctttcaatagtctttatttttattataaattttagttatttataaattgtattcctaattgaaatattatttttctttttctattttcagaatttattttttaaaaaaaatagttaataccgtattgtgttcttttaatgttttaattttttattttcaatttcagttgtttcaaaattgtatttctacttgaactctctttttatttttctaattttcgatattactttatttttttgatttttctaatttttgatattattttattttatttatctcgtattgggttcttatatggattcttctttccatattgcttatttttaattccgaatttcaggtaattttaaattgtattcctacttgagctcttcttttattttcttttgctaattttggatttatttttatttttattccgaattttaattaatctcgtattgggtttttatatggactcttcttttaatattcctttttttttaattccgaatttcaggtatttttaaattgtattcctacttggactctcctttccttttctaattttggattttattttatttttatttcgaattttgattaatctcgtattgagttcttatatggaaacttctttcaatattgcttatttttaattctgaatttcagctatttttaaattgtattacgctctaatgtgggaatttctaaccCCCACAACAAACGTGATGCCTCCTtttggcccgcgcaattgcgcggctagcacccaaacaaaatcatatatttttcagtatgattttacttaagatttattaaatagctatcctCGTAtgtctaattatatagttttgaaaagtcacaccagctgctaccccttacttctgtcatatccttcttttgtttcctcggtctaccactatttctattcattctccttgaaacctcttaaaattagatcttatagctttttgagtttattatctcgttgggtttcgtttttataatttctagaagtcccgtcaaacgctgccattatactcctctaagGCCCGTCCactctcttttctctttattgtcattgggattttacaaatcgaacataattatcgtccgggttcattttttttactttctataagtcccgccaaaccgttagcggctttgccattgtacttctttatggctcgcccgctgcctcctttgagattttaaaatgcatcatgattatcattgttttatttttactttttagaagttccgaacctttaaaaattggaccttgtagtttttagagtttattgtcttgttgggtttcattttttatagtttcagaagtcccgtcaaacgatgccactatacaCCTCTATGACCCTTCCGCCGCCTATTCTTTATtttcattgggattctaaaatcaaacataactatcgttggaatttattttttattttctaaaagtccgctaaccgtcggcggctctgcaactatactcctatacaccccgcacgctgcttctcctttttattctcattgagattttaaaaatcgaatatgttTATCAATTggggttttttttactttttagaagcccCGGCAACCGTCTTGCtcatccctccttttaatcatcattaggattttatttggtgttttactaacaatttttatatatcGTATTAACTGCCACCACTATTCCTACTTgaaatattttatttctttttctaatttattttttaattaataccgtatagtgttttttaatacttttattttttttattttttgaatttcagttgaactctcttttatttttttactaattttgaatattttttattctgaattttaattaatctcatattggtttcttatatggattcttctttcactattacttaattttAATTTCGTATTTCAGttgattttaaattgtattcctattttaacttttttttctttttgctaatttcgatttttttcctatttttattccgaatattaactaatctcgtattgggttcttatatggactcttctctcaatatttcttatttttaattccgaatttcagctatttttaaattgtattcttacttggactctccttttattttataatttcggattttattttatttttatttcgaattggtattaatctcgtattgggttgttatatggaaacttctttcaatattacttatttttaattccgtatttcagctatttttagattgtatttatacttggactcttctttttttttctttttctccaattaatgtgggaatttctagcccccacagcgaacgtggtgtctcttttcaaagttgttttaataatataatagatagatagatagatcgatCCAAACTTTACAATTAAATGAGATGAACGGTTTAAATAAGAGCACAAAGGAGGCtgatgagagaggagagactAGAGGACCGAAAACTGATGGTGCGACCTTCCGCTGATCAACGCCCCCCACGGGTGTCTTTCCATGGGATTTTGTAGGATTCGGCCGGGTTACCCGGGCATGGGTGGTGAGTACTGAGTAGTACCGGTGAGAAGCCAGCCAGAAGCGGCGTCATGGTGGGCTGGTGGCTCCTTTCCTCACAGGCTAGCTACCTACTGTAGCTTCCTGCCGTGGCCCTTGCTAGCACTAGCTTTACAGGGGAAAGaccggaagacgacgacgagtcGAGCTCTCTCAGCTGTGCAGGTGCAGCACTGGTTCTGGCTAGCTCCTAGCTCCCGGCCACTACTGTGACTGATGGCGACGCGAGGACTGCACCTGACACGACCT encodes the following:
- the LOC4324731 gene encoding MADS-box transcription factor 32 isoform X1, coding for MGRGRSEIKRIENPTQRQSTFYKRRDGLFKKARELAVLCDADLLLLLFSASGKLYHFLSPTVPSVREFVERYEATTHTKVWADIRQERRAELEKVGSMCDLLEKQLRFMTVDDGEEYTVPSLEALEHNLEAAMRKVRSEKDRKIGGEICYLQNIIRGRQEERYGLCDKIAHAQTLKDVECGSTSLSNGLDLKLGFN
- the LOC4324731 gene encoding MADS-box transcription factor 32 isoform X2 — translated: MGRGRSEIKRIENPTQRQSTFYKRRDGLFKKARELAVLCDADLLLLLFSASGKLYHFLSPTVPSVREFVERYEATTHTKVWADIRQERRAELEKVGSMCDLLEKQLRFMTVDDGEEYTVPSLEALEHNLEAAMRKVRSEKDRKIGGEICYLQNIIRGRQEERYGLCDKIAHAQTLKDVECGSTSLSNGLDLKLG